One segment of Herbaspirillum hiltneri N3 DNA contains the following:
- a CDS encoding ferritin-like domain-containing protein, with product MIVNPSPPPDFPENKFSAGTELRRAALHWLVHTGGAAKAAGVRVMSQAWHAGTLMLDRDATLFADAAVPGRPAHPELVSPLLVKSRSMRTEEGRAAMIHALAHIEFNAINLALDVIWRFPGMPEAFYADWLKVADEEAYHFSLLESHLQVLGCAYGDFTAHNSLWDMAEKTKDDILARIALVPRTMEARGLDAAPPVRNKLAQAGDHAAAAILDIIMRDEIGHVAIGNRWYGWLCEQRGLDPIATFARLTVEFKAPVMRGPFNMEARRAAGFTEAELALM from the coding sequence ATCATCGTGAATCCATCGCCGCCCCCTGATTTTCCTGAGAACAAGTTTTCCGCCGGGACCGAATTGCGCCGCGCCGCGCTGCATTGGCTGGTCCACACCGGCGGCGCCGCCAAGGCGGCTGGCGTGCGCGTCATGTCGCAGGCCTGGCATGCCGGCACTCTGATGCTGGACCGCGATGCCACATTGTTTGCCGATGCCGCCGTGCCGGGCCGGCCGGCGCATCCCGAACTGGTGTCGCCGCTGCTGGTGAAGTCGCGCTCGATGCGTACCGAAGAGGGGCGCGCGGCGATGATCCATGCGCTGGCGCACATCGAATTCAATGCCATCAATCTGGCGCTTGACGTGATCTGGCGTTTCCCTGGCATGCCCGAGGCGTTCTACGCCGATTGGCTCAAGGTGGCCGACGAAGAGGCCTATCACTTCTCGTTGCTGGAGTCGCATTTGCAGGTGCTCGGTTGCGCCTACGGTGATTTCACCGCGCATAACAGCCTGTGGGACATGGCCGAAAAAACCAAGGACGACATCCTGGCCCGCATCGCGCTTGTGCCGCGCACGATGGAGGCGCGCGGCCTGGATGCCGCGCCGCCGGTGCGCAACAAGCTGGCGCAGGCCGGCGACCACGCGGCGGCGGCCATCCTGGACATCATCATGCGCGATGAAATCGGCCATGTGGCCATCGGCAATCGCTGGTACGGCTGGTTGTGCGAGCAACGCGGACTCGATCCGATCGCGACGTTTGCCCGCTTGACGGTCGAATTCAAGGCGCCGGTGATGCGCGGGCCGTTCAACATGGAGGCGCGCCGCGCGGCAGGCTTCACCGAAGCTGAACTCGCCTTGATGTGA
- a CDS encoding RNA methyltransferase, producing the protein MNTPKIDNSVFKRLRFVLVETSSPGNIGAAARAIKTMGFGELVLINPRFPNAVEEEAAVAFASGAQDVLSGARIVSSIEEALQDCNFAAAISARLREFSPPVVSPRAIAGQIAGDVGLKAAMIFGNERFGLPNELVQKCNVLINIPANPDYSSLNLAQAVQVLAYECRMAELGDRVQAGDIGFQGEMAGVAEIEGMFRHLEEALVAIEFLKPDSPKKLMPRLKRLFARTQLETEEVNILRGIARQILTPKQDRKPKQ; encoded by the coding sequence ATGAACACGCCCAAAATCGATAATTCTGTTTTCAAGCGCCTCCGTTTCGTGTTGGTGGAAACCAGCAGTCCAGGCAATATCGGCGCGGCCGCCCGCGCCATCAAGACCATGGGTTTCGGCGAGCTGGTGCTGATCAATCCACGCTTTCCCAATGCAGTCGAGGAAGAGGCTGCCGTGGCCTTCGCCAGCGGCGCGCAGGACGTGCTGTCCGGTGCGCGCATCGTGTCGAGTATCGAGGAGGCGTTGCAGGATTGCAATTTCGCCGCCGCCATCAGCGCGCGGCTGCGTGAGTTTTCGCCGCCGGTGGTTTCGCCGCGCGCGATTGCCGGGCAGATTGCCGGCGACGTCGGACTCAAGGCTGCGATGATCTTCGGCAACGAGCGTTTCGGCCTGCCCAACGAGCTGGTGCAGAAATGCAATGTGCTGATCAACATCCCGGCCAATCCTGATTACTCCTCGCTCAACCTGGCGCAGGCGGTGCAGGTGCTCGCCTATGAATGCCGCATGGCCGAGCTGGGCGACCGCGTGCAGGCCGGCGATATCGGCTTCCAGGGCGAGATGGCGGGCGTGGCGGAGATCGAGGGCATGTTCCGCCATCTCGAAGAAGCGCTGGTGGCGATTGAGTTCCTCAAGCCGGACAGCCCCAAAAAATTGATGCCGCGCCTCAAACGCCTGTTTGCGCGCACGCAGCTGGAAACCGAAGAGGTCAATATCCTGCGCGGCATCGCCCGCCAGATACTGACGCCAAAACAAGACAGAAAGCCCAAGCAATGA
- a CDS encoding osmoprotectant ABC transporter ATP-binding protein OsmV → MIELEQLSKTYTQKDGTLVRAVDSVSLKVAEGEICVFLGPSGCGKTTTLKMINRLIAPTSGRVLLNGEDTTGIDEVSLRRHIGYVIQQIGLFPNMTIEENITIVPRLLGWDKKRCRERATELMAMVALDPAKFLKRYPRELSGGQQQRIGVIRALAADAPVLLMDEPFGAVDPINRESIQNEFFQMQRQLKKTVIMVSHDIDEAIKLGDQVAIFRAGKLVQFDHPDTLLARPKDDFVSAFVGQDHTLKRLLLVRAGDAATTPATARPGLPLQDAMNLMDDQDARYLTITDNDNRALGYISRRDIRSAGTQGVSGDKVRPFNLNAAPDENLRVVLSKMYKHSASWMPVIDAEGKYLGEVTQDSIADYLSSGKSRGQRMAA, encoded by the coding sequence ATGATAGAACTCGAACAACTCAGCAAAACCTATACGCAAAAAGACGGCACCCTGGTCAGGGCGGTCGACTCGGTCAGCCTGAAGGTGGCCGAAGGCGAGATCTGCGTCTTCCTCGGCCCGTCCGGTTGCGGCAAGACCACCACGCTGAAAATGATCAACCGCCTGATCGCACCGACTTCCGGACGCGTGCTGCTCAATGGCGAAGACACCACCGGCATCGACGAAGTCAGCCTGCGCCGCCACATCGGTTACGTGATCCAGCAGATCGGCCTGTTTCCCAACATGACGATCGAAGAAAACATCACCATCGTGCCGCGCCTGCTGGGCTGGGACAAGAAGCGCTGCCGCGAGCGCGCGACCGAACTGATGGCCATGGTGGCGCTGGATCCGGCGAAATTCCTCAAGCGCTATCCGCGCGAACTGTCGGGCGGCCAGCAACAGCGCATCGGCGTGATCCGTGCGCTGGCGGCCGATGCGCCGGTGCTGCTGATGGACGAACCGTTTGGTGCGGTCGATCCGATCAACCGCGAGTCGATCCAGAACGAGTTCTTCCAGATGCAGCGTCAGCTCAAGAAGACCGTGATCATGGTCAGCCACGATATCGACGAGGCCATCAAGCTTGGCGACCAGGTGGCGATTTTCCGCGCCGGCAAGCTGGTGCAGTTCGATCATCCGGACACCTTGCTGGCGCGTCCCAAGGACGATTTCGTCAGCGCCTTCGTCGGCCAGGACCATACGCTCAAGCGCCTGCTGCTGGTGCGCGCGGGCGACGCCGCGACGACGCCGGCGACGGCGCGTCCGGGCTTGCCGCTGCAGGATGCGATGAACTTGATGGATGACCAGGATGCGCGCTATCTGACGATCACCGACAACGACAATCGTGCGCTCGGCTACATCAGCCGGCGCGATATCCGCAGCGCAGGCACGCAGGGCGTCAGCGGCGACAAGGTCAGGCCCTTCAATCTGAATGCGGCGCCGGATGAGAACCTGCGCGTGGTGCTGTCGAAGATGTACAAGCACAGCGCCAGCTGGATGCCCGTCATCGACGCAGAGGGAAAATATCTTGGAGAAGTGACGCAGGATTCGATTGCCGACTATCTGAGTTCGGGCAAGTCGCGCGGCCAGAGAATGGCGGCCTGA
- a CDS encoding winged helix-turn-helix transcriptional regulator, which translates to MKPVKKLSAEEPQTDIYSLACPSRKALELVGSKWALLIFPALAAGPMRNSALLRKIEGISQKMLTQTLKELERNGLVTRCNLETAAPHVEYELSALGESLSDTLIALDNWAERHHADLQRAREQFDNEKTGEQAAGRLVHKLK; encoded by the coding sequence ATGAAACCGGTAAAAAAACTCTCCGCCGAAGAACCGCAAACCGATATCTACAGCCTCGCCTGTCCGTCGCGCAAGGCGCTCGAACTGGTCGGCAGCAAATGGGCCTTGCTGATTTTCCCGGCGCTGGCGGCGGGGCCGATGCGCAACAGCGCGCTGCTGCGCAAGATCGAAGGCATCTCGCAGAAAATGCTGACCCAGACCCTCAAGGAGCTGGAGCGCAACGGCCTGGTGACACGCTGCAACCTGGAGACGGCGGCGCCGCACGTGGAGTACGAACTGAGCGCGCTGGGAGAATCGCTCAGCGACACGTTGATCGCGTTGGACAACTGGGCCGAACGTCATCACGCGGATTTGCAGCGCGCGCGTGAACAATTCGACAATGAAAAAACCGGCGAACAGGCCGCCGGTCGTCTGGTGCACAAACTCAAATAA
- a CDS encoding DMT family transporter, with product MAWVFLSLASVVEIIMAIALKYANGWTRLTPSLIGVGAAACSVLFLTLAMRSLPAGTAYAIWTGTGSVGVAVLGIYLFNDALSPLRLLCIALIIGGTIGLRLLDA from the coding sequence ATGGCCTGGGTATTCCTGTCATTGGCAAGTGTAGTGGAAATCATCATGGCGATCGCGCTCAAGTACGCAAACGGCTGGACCCGGCTCACGCCCAGCCTGATCGGCGTCGGCGCAGCCGCCTGCAGCGTGCTGTTCCTGACGCTGGCCATGCGCAGCCTGCCGGCCGGCACCGCCTATGCGATCTGGACCGGCACCGGCTCGGTCGGCGTCGCGGTGCTCGGCATCTACCTGTTCAACGACGCCTTGTCGCCGCTGCGTTTGCTGTGTATCGCACTGATCATCGGCGGCACCATCGGTCTGCGCCTGCTGGACGCCTGA
- a CDS encoding inositol monophosphatase family protein — protein MLIPPMLNTAIKAARRGAAVINRASFDVSLLKVTKKQHNDFVTEVDKAAEDAIIEVLKTAYPDHAILAEESGPSANLHDENENVWIIDPLDGTTNFIHGFPQYCVSIALQQRGQITQAVVYDPTRNDLFTASKGAGAYLNEKRIRVSKRDKIADGLIGTGFPFRDMDGLNEYMKMFKIMTESCAGLRRPGAAALDLAYVAAGRLDGFFEKGLKPWDIAAGSLLVTEAGGIVGTFKGEADYLYKGDVLAGNPKIFSQQVNLLSEFA, from the coding sequence ATGCTTATCCCCCCAATGCTCAATACGGCGATCAAGGCTGCTCGCCGCGGTGCCGCCGTCATCAATCGCGCGTCGTTCGACGTCTCGCTGCTCAAGGTCACCAAGAAGCAGCACAACGACTTCGTCACCGAAGTCGACAAAGCGGCGGAAGACGCCATCATTGAGGTCCTGAAGACCGCGTATCCCGACCACGCCATCCTGGCGGAAGAGTCCGGCCCATCGGCCAACCTGCACGACGAAAATGAAAACGTCTGGATCATCGATCCACTCGACGGCACCACCAACTTCATCCACGGCTTCCCGCAATACTGCGTCTCGATCGCGCTGCAGCAGCGCGGCCAGATCACGCAAGCCGTGGTCTACGATCCTACCCGCAACGACCTGTTCACCGCTTCCAAAGGCGCCGGCGCCTACCTGAACGAAAAGCGCATCCGCGTCAGCAAGCGCGACAAGATCGCCGATGGCCTGATCGGCACCGGCTTCCCGTTCCGCGACATGGACGGCCTTAACGAATACATGAAGATGTTCAAGATCATGACCGAAAGCTGCGCCGGCCTGCGTCGTCCGGGCGCCGCCGCGCTGGACCTGGCTTACGTCGCCGCCGGCCGTCTCGACGGTTTCTTCGAAAAAGGCCTGAAGCCTTGGGACATCGCAGCCGGCTCGCTGCTGGTGACGGAAGCAGGCGGCATCGTCGGCACCTTCAAGGGCGAAGCGGATTATCTGTACAAGGGCGACGTCCTGGCCGGCAATCCAAAGATTTTCTCGCAGCAAGTCAATTTGCTGTCTGAATTCGCCTAG
- a CDS encoding alpha/beta fold hydrolase has protein sequence MPFAISAGRRIHYEVSGQGPDLFLHHGFTSSSQAWRFFGFTEVLQQHYRVIALDALGHGLSDKPHETAAYTLQQRSADVVAVLDDLGIDKVHYCGYSLGGWIGYGMVRHARERLQSLMLGAAHPYADASWDAFKGLDGADANAFIAAFESVLNERISPQVKMLIRANDLLALAAAAQQPRISMDELLPLIDLPCLMFCGDADARHAAVERCVKLLPRARFVSLPGVTHFGGLMQSKLVLPPLLDFLSGQARG, from the coding sequence ATGCCATTTGCCATCAGCGCCGGACGGCGCATCCATTACGAAGTCAGCGGCCAGGGTCCTGACCTGTTCCTCCACCACGGCTTCACCAGCAGCTCGCAAGCCTGGCGCTTCTTCGGCTTCACCGAAGTGCTGCAACAACACTATCGCGTCATCGCGCTCGACGCCCTGGGACACGGCCTCAGCGACAAGCCACATGAGACGGCGGCATATACGCTGCAGCAACGCAGCGCCGATGTGGTCGCCGTACTCGACGACCTCGGTATCGACAAGGTGCATTACTGCGGCTATTCGCTCGGCGGCTGGATCGGTTACGGCATGGTGCGGCATGCGCGCGAACGTCTGCAATCGCTGATGCTGGGTGCTGCGCATCCGTATGCCGACGCCAGCTGGGATGCCTTCAAGGGATTGGACGGCGCCGATGCAAATGCCTTCATCGCGGCGTTTGAAAGCGTGCTCAACGAACGCATTTCGCCTCAGGTGAAAATGCTGATCCGGGCTAACGACCTGTTGGCGCTGGCCGCCGCCGCGCAACAACCGCGAATCTCGATGGACGAGTTGTTGCCGCTGATCGACCTGCCCTGCCTGATGTTTTGCGGCGACGCCGATGCGCGCCACGCAGCCGTCGAGCGCTGCGTAAAATTGCTGCCGCGCGCCCGCTTCGTGTCGCTGCCCGGCGTGACGCATTTCGGCGGACTGATGCAGAGCAAGCTGGTGCTGCCGCCGCTGCTGGATTTTCTCTCCGGACAAGCGCGCGGATGA
- the hslO gene encoding Hsp33 family molecular chaperone HslO gives MKDTLQKFMVENAPVRGELVEISATWQQVLARRDYPVAVKALLGQMLSAAALLSANLKFNGMVVMQIHGDGPVRLLVVECDSELRLRATAKLVEDADVADDATLMQLVNANGEGRFAITLDPKDKMPGQQAYQGVVPLDGDTVATVIENYMLRSEQLDTKLWLAADDKVSRGLLLQKLPNHGGKDVGKAAPEEELETWNRLSMLGNTLRSEELLSTDIETLMHRLFWEETIRVFEPSHPEFHCTCSREKVGNMLKMLGQAEVEDALSTQEKLSVDCDFCGLHYEFDAVDCAQIFRAETPADTVPQTDTRH, from the coding sequence ATGAAAGATACGCTGCAAAAATTCATGGTGGAAAATGCGCCGGTTCGCGGAGAACTGGTGGAAATCTCCGCAACCTGGCAACAGGTGCTGGCGCGCCGCGACTATCCGGTGGCGGTCAAGGCGCTGCTCGGCCAGATGCTGTCGGCCGCGGCGCTGCTGTCGGCCAACCTCAAGTTCAACGGCATGGTCGTCATGCAGATCCATGGCGACGGTCCGGTCCGGCTGCTGGTGGTCGAATGCGACTCCGAACTGCGCCTGCGCGCCACCGCCAAGCTGGTCGAGGACGCAGATGTAGCCGACGACGCCACTTTGATGCAGCTGGTCAACGCCAACGGCGAAGGCCGTTTTGCCATCACGCTCGATCCGAAGGACAAGATGCCGGGCCAGCAGGCTTACCAGGGCGTCGTACCGCTGGATGGCGATACGGTGGCAACGGTGATTGAAAACTACATGCTGCGCTCCGAACAGCTCGACACCAAGCTGTGGCTCGCCGCCGACGACAAGGTATCGCGCGGCCTGCTGCTGCAAAAGCTGCCGAATCATGGCGGCAAGGACGTCGGCAAGGCGGCGCCCGAAGAAGAGCTGGAAACCTGGAACCGGCTGTCGATGCTGGGCAACACGCTGCGCAGCGAAGAACTGCTGAGCACCGATATCGAAACGCTGATGCATCGCCTGTTCTGGGAAGAAACCATCCGCGTCTTCGAGCCTTCGCATCCGGAATTCCACTGCACTTGCTCGCGCGAAAAGGTCGGCAACATGCTCAAGATGCTCGGCCAGGCTGAAGTCGAAGATGCGCTTTCCACGCAGGAAAAACTCAGCGTCGATTGCGATTTCTGCGGACTGCATTACGAGTTCGATGCAGTTGATTGCGCGCAAATCTTCCGTGCCGAAACTCCTGCGGACACCGTACCGCAGACGGATACGCGTCACTGA
- a CDS encoding DEAD/DEAH box helicase yields MSFSSLGLSEEIVRAVTEQGYTTPTPIQMQAVPAVLGGGDLLAGAQTGTGKTAGFTLPLLQRLSSVERVKVNGHVPIRALILTPTRELAAQVEESVRVYGKYLPLTSACIFGGVGINPQIRLLKQGVDILVATPGRLLDHMQQNTVDLRNVQVLILDEADRMLDMGFIRDIKKILAVLPKKRQNLLFSATFSDEIKALADGLLNSPAMIEVARRNSTVEVIGQKIHPVDRDKKHPLLAHLIKTNQWNQVLVFTRTKHGANKLVEQLARDEITAMAIHGNKSQAARTRALADFKDGKLQALIATDIAARGIDIDQLPHVVNYDLPNVSEDYVHRIGRTGRAGATGSAVSLVCVDERDLLHDIERFIKREIPVEIVPGFEPDPKAKPQPIQLRSEGHRGGGGGGRRPQGGGGGGNRSQQPKTGGQGQGQAQAAKPRQGGPAKPQGAGPAQSRGPAARPASTHRSGGRGR; encoded by the coding sequence ATGTCATTCTCATCTCTCGGTCTTTCCGAGGAAATCGTTCGTGCCGTAACCGAACAAGGCTATACCACGCCCACACCAATTCAGATGCAAGCCGTGCCTGCCGTACTCGGTGGCGGCGACCTGCTGGCCGGCGCACAAACCGGCACCGGCAAGACCGCCGGCTTCACGCTGCCGCTGCTGCAGCGCCTGTCTTCCGTCGAGCGCGTCAAGGTCAACGGCCACGTGCCGATCCGCGCGCTGATCCTGACCCCGACGCGTGAACTCGCGGCGCAGGTCGAAGAAAGCGTACGCGTCTATGGCAAATACCTGCCGCTGACTTCGGCCTGCATCTTCGGCGGCGTCGGCATCAATCCGCAAATCCGCCTGCTCAAGCAAGGCGTCGATATCCTTGTCGCCACGCCCGGCCGCCTGCTCGACCACATGCAGCAAAACACGGTCGACCTGCGCAACGTGCAAGTCCTGATCCTGGACGAAGCCGATCGCATGCTGGACATGGGTTTCATCCGCGACATCAAAAAGATCCTCGCGGTCCTGCCGAAGAAGCGCCAGAACCTGCTGTTCTCCGCCACCTTCTCCGACGAAATCAAGGCGCTGGCCGATGGCCTGCTGAATTCGCCGGCAATGATCGAAGTGGCGCGTCGCAATTCCACCGTGGAAGTGATCGGCCAGAAGATCCACCCGGTCGACCGCGACAAGAAACATCCGCTGCTGGCGCATCTGATCAAGACCAACCAGTGGAACCAGGTGCTGGTCTTCACCCGCACCAAGCACGGCGCCAACAAGTTGGTCGAACAGCTGGCGCGCGACGAGATCACCGCCATGGCGATCCACGGCAACAAGAGCCAGGCAGCGCGCACCCGCGCCCTGGCCGACTTCAAGGACGGCAAGCTGCAAGCGCTGATCGCTACCGATATCGCTGCACGCGGCATCGACATCGACCAGCTGCCGCACGTGGTCAACTATGATCTGCCGAACGTCTCCGAAGATTACGTCCACCGCATCGGCCGCACCGGCCGCGCCGGCGCTACCGGTTCCGCCGTATCGCTGGTCTGCGTCGATGAACGTGATCTGCTGCACGACATCGAGCGTTTCATCAAGCGCGAGATCCCGGTTGAAATCGTGCCCGGCTTCGAACCCGATCCGAAGGCCAAACCGCAACCGATCCAGCTGCGCAGCGAAGGTCATCGCGGCGGTGGCGGCGGCGGGCGTCGTCCACAAGGTGGCGGTGGCGGCGGCAATCGTTCCCAGCAGCCGAAGACCGGCGGTCAGGGCCAAGGCCAGGCGCAAGCCGCCAAGCCGCGTCAAGGCGGTCCTGCCAAGCCGCAAGGCGCAGGTCCGGCGCAGAGCCGCGGTCCTGCTGCGCGTCCTGCATCGACCCACCGCTCCGGCGGTCGCGGCAGGTAA
- a CDS encoding pseudouridine synthase, translating into MSKLTLDRILQSQGFGSRKYCRSLIEDGEVAINGEVVDDYRFTPDTDGLAFTLFDEEWTYREHVYIALNKPANFECSRKPSHHPGVLTILPEQFSWRDVQPVGRLDHDTTGLLLMSDDGAFIHAQSSPKRHVPKVYAATTHDAVTDELIAQLLGGVQLHDEPAPLAAVTCRKLDAHLLEIVLEQGKYHQVKRMLAAAGNHCSALRRTAIGGLQLNALDLEEGEWCYLDAAQLGLLVPA; encoded by the coding sequence ATGAGCAAGTTGACCCTGGATCGCATCCTCCAGTCGCAAGGTTTCGGATCGCGCAAATATTGCCGTTCGCTGATCGAAGACGGCGAAGTCGCCATCAACGGCGAAGTCGTCGACGACTACCGTTTTACACCTGACACCGACGGACTTGCGTTCACGCTGTTCGACGAAGAGTGGACGTATCGCGAACACGTCTACATCGCCCTGAACAAGCCCGCCAATTTCGAATGTTCGCGCAAGCCCAGCCATCACCCCGGCGTGCTGACGATTTTGCCGGAACAATTTTCGTGGCGCGACGTGCAGCCGGTCGGCCGCCTCGACCATGACACCACCGGCTTGCTGCTGATGTCGGATGACGGGGCGTTCATCCATGCGCAATCTTCGCCCAAGCGCCATGTGCCCAAGGTCTACGCGGCCACCACGCACGACGCCGTCACGGACGAGCTGATTGCGCAGTTGCTGGGCGGCGTGCAGCTGCACGACGAGCCGGCGCCGCTGGCGGCCGTAACTTGCCGCAAGCTCGACGCCCATCTGCTGGAAATCGTGCTGGAGCAAGGCAAATACCATCAGGTCAAGCGCATGCTGGCGGCGGCCGGCAACCATTGCAGCGCCTTGCGCCGCACTGCCATCGGCGGTTTGCAGCTGAATGCGCTGGATCTGGAAGAGGGCGAGTGGTGCTATCTCGATGCGGCGCAGCTGGGTTTGCTGGTGCCGGCCTGA
- a CDS encoding esterase/lipase family protein — MIARIARTLLLTQFGVAALFYLLLVKLHVTNVPLAIILSLAMVGLFRASITANSFFLTWPNRAKSAHTPELSWPGIFRLFAGEYCATMVCSSWGMPFQRFDKRIYTDTTSLPVLLIHGYGCNSGYWHWMSKALEEAHITHYAVDMEPVFGSIDGYAPLVHEAVQRLVTESGQDKIVIVAHSMGGLAARAYLRDHGCANIAKVITLGTPHHGTTIANFGIGINCGEMNWLGRAEEGTSSEWLQKLAATEEPATRAVILSIYSHHDNIVSPQISSHLPGAENIPISGIGHVALALDPGIQARVIAEIHKAGI; from the coding sequence ATGATCGCCCGCATTGCCAGAACCCTGCTGCTGACCCAGTTCGGCGTCGCTGCCCTGTTCTACCTCCTGCTCGTCAAGCTGCATGTCACCAATGTCCCGCTCGCCATCATCCTCAGCCTGGCGATGGTCGGGCTGTTCCGCGCCTCGATCACGGCCAACAGCTTTTTTCTGACCTGGCCCAACCGCGCCAAATCGGCGCACACGCCCGAACTGAGCTGGCCCGGCATATTCCGGCTGTTTGCCGGCGAATATTGCGCGACCATGGTGTGTTCTTCGTGGGGCATGCCGTTCCAGCGTTTCGACAAGCGCATCTATACCGACACCACCTCATTGCCAGTGTTGCTGATCCATGGCTACGGCTGCAACAGCGGCTACTGGCACTGGATGAGCAAGGCGCTGGAAGAAGCCCACATCACGCATTACGCAGTCGACATGGAGCCGGTGTTCGGCAGCATTGACGGCTACGCGCCGCTGGTCCATGAAGCGGTGCAGCGCCTGGTGACCGAAAGCGGCCAGGACAAGATCGTCATCGTCGCCCACAGCATGGGCGGCTTGGCGGCGCGCGCGTACCTGCGCGACCACGGCTGCGCCAACATCGCCAAGGTCATCACGCTGGGAACGCCGCATCACGGCACCACCATCGCCAACTTCGGCATCGGCATCAACTGCGGCGAAATGAACTGGCTCGGCCGCGCCGAAGAAGGCACCAGCAGCGAGTGGCTGCAAAAACTCGCCGCCACCGAAGAACCGGCCACGCGCGCCGTCATCCTGTCGATCTATTCGCACCACGACAATATCGTCTCGCCGCAAATCTCCTCGCACTTGCCCGGCGCCGAAAATATCCCCATCAGCGGCATCGGCCACGTCGCGCTGGCGCTCGATCCCGGCATCCAGGCCCGCGTCATCGCGGAAATTCACAAAGCCGGGATATAA
- a CDS encoding gamma carbonic anhydrase family protein: MAIYKLEENTPEIAETAWVAESAVVVGKVKLEEHASVWFNVSIRGDNELITIGENSNVQEGAVLHTDVGYPMHIGKNVTVGHQAMLHGCTIGEGALIGIQAIVLNGAKIGKNSLVGAGALVTEGKEFPENSLIIGSPAKAVRTLSEEDIARMRAGTDSYVERAQLFKTSLKRIA; encoded by the coding sequence ATGGCAATTTACAAGTTGGAAGAAAACACGCCGGAAATCGCGGAAACCGCCTGGGTGGCGGAGTCGGCCGTGGTGGTCGGCAAGGTCAAGCTCGAAGAGCACGCCAGCGTGTGGTTCAACGTCAGCATCCGCGGCGACAATGAATTAATCACCATCGGCGAAAACAGCAACGTCCAGGAAGGCGCAGTATTGCACACCGACGTCGGCTATCCGATGCATATCGGCAAGAACGTGACGGTCGGCCACCAGGCCATGCTGCACGGCTGCACCATTGGCGAAGGTGCCCTGATCGGCATCCAGGCCATCGTGCTCAACGGCGCGAAGATCGGCAAGAACAGCCTGGTCGGCGCCGGTGCGCTGGTCACCGAAGGCAAGGAATTCCCGGAAAACTCGCTGATCATCGGTTCGCCGGCCAAGGCCGTGCGCACCCTGAGCGAAGAAGATATCGCCCGCATGCGCGCCGGCACCGACAGTTATGTCGAACGCGCGCAATTGTTCAAGACCAGTCTCAAACGCATCGCCTGA
- a CDS encoding VOC family protein: MAVNPTPEGYTSVTPYLIVADTASAIKFYEKAFGATEVLRIDGPHDKIWHAEIQIGNARVMLADEFIEMGIHCPKTLGGAGVSMLIYVDDVDAVFAQAIAAGAAKLRAVQDQFYGDRSGMLRDPYGHIWSIATHKEDLSNEEIRSRSQALLNKCKPDQA, translated from the coding sequence ATGGCAGTCAATCCCACCCCGGAAGGCTATACCAGCGTCACGCCTTACCTGATCGTCGCCGACACGGCCAGCGCCATCAAGTTTTACGAGAAGGCGTTCGGCGCCACCGAAGTCCTCCGCATCGACGGTCCACACGACAAAATCTGGCATGCCGAAATACAGATCGGCAATGCCCGCGTCATGCTCGCCGACGAATTCATCGAGATGGGCATCCATTGCCCCAAGACGCTCGGCGGCGCCGGCGTCAGCATGCTGATCTATGTCGACGACGTCGATGCCGTATTCGCCCAGGCCATCGCCGCCGGCGCCGCCAAACTGCGCGCCGTGCAGGATCAGTTCTACGGCGACCGCTCGGGCATGCTGCGCGATCCTTATGGCCATATCTGGTCAATCGCGACGCACAAGGAAGATCTCTCCAATGAAGAAATCCGCAGCCGCTCGCAGGCGCTGCTCAACAAGTGCAAACCCGATCAGGCCTGA
- a CDS encoding GNAT family N-acetyltransferase — protein MIDVVKADLNNPRHGVAILEMLDAYASDLMGGGEGISDFVRTHLIDELRKRPAVHVFLAFDGEQAAGFANCIEGFSSFACKPLLNIHDFAVAPAYRGRGIAKQLMQAVDACARELGCCKITLEVLEGNTVARSLYASTGFVGYELNPSSGKAVFMHRLL, from the coding sequence TTGATCGACGTCGTCAAAGCTGATCTCAACAATCCGCGACACGGCGTCGCCATACTCGAGATGCTCGATGCGTATGCATCGGACCTGATGGGAGGCGGCGAAGGCATCAGTGATTTCGTCCGCACCCATCTGATCGACGAATTACGCAAGCGCCCCGCCGTCCATGTGTTCTTGGCATTCGACGGCGAGCAGGCTGCCGGCTTCGCCAATTGCATCGAAGGCTTTTCCAGCTTCGCCTGCAAGCCGCTGCTCAACATCCACGACTTCGCCGTGGCGCCCGCCTATCGCGGACGCGGCATTGCGAAACAGTTGATGCAGGCGGTCGACGCTTGCGCACGCGAGCTCGGCTGCTGCAAGATCACCCTGGAAGTCCTGGAAGGCAATACGGTGGCGCGTTCGCTTTATGCATCCACCGGTTTCGTCGGCTACGAACTGAATCCCTCTTCCGGCAAAGCGGTGTTCATGCACCGCCTGCTGTGA